One segment of Cynocephalus volans isolate mCynVol1 chromosome 8, mCynVol1.pri, whole genome shotgun sequence DNA contains the following:
- the BARHL2 gene encoding barH-like 2 homeobox protein yields the protein MTTMEGASGSSFGIDTILSSASSGSPGMMNGDFRPLGEARTADFRSQATPSPCSEIDTVGTAPSSPISVTMEPPEPHLVADGPQHHHHLHHSQQPPPPPAAAPTQSLQPSPQQQPPPPPPQQQQQQPPPAQQLGSAASAPRTSTSSFLIKDILGDSKPLAACAPYSTSVSSPHHTPKQESNAAHESFRPKLEQEDSKTKLDKREDSQSDIKCHGTKEEGDREITSSRESPPVRAKKPRKARTAFSDHQLNQLERSFERQKYLSVQDRMDLAAALNLTDTQVKTWYQNRRTKWKRQTAVGLELLAEAGNYSALQRMFPSPYFYHPSLLGSMDSTTAAAAAAAMYSSMYRTPPAPHPQLQRPLVPRVLIHGLGPGGQPALNPLSNPIPGTPHPR from the exons ATGACAACAATGGAAGGGGCCAGCGGGTCGAGTTTTGGAATAGACACGATTTTGTCCAGTGCCAGTTCGGGCAGCCCTGGCATGATGAATGGAGATTTCCGCCCTCTGGGTGAGGCCAGGACTGCGGATTTTAGGAGTCAGGCCACCCCATCCCCTTGTTCGGAGATTGATACCGTAGGAACGGCGCCTTCTTCTCCTATCTCGGTCACCATGGAGCCCCCGGAGCCGCATCTGGTAGCAGACGGGCCCcagcatcaccaccacctccaccacagccaacagccgccgccgccgccagccGCAGCCCCGACGCAAAGTTTGCAGCCTTCGCCCCAacagcagccgccgccgccgccgccgcagcagcagcagcagcagccgccgcccgCCCAGCAGCTGGGATCGGCCGCCTCAGCCCCCAGGACTTCcacctcttcttttttaattaaggACATCTTGGGCGACAGCAAACCTCTGGCGGCGTGTGCACCCTATAGCACTAGCgtctcctctccccaccacacCCCGAAGCAGGAGAGCAACGCAGCGCACGAAAGCTTCAGGCCAAAGCTGGAGCAGGAGGACAGCAAAACCAAACTCGACAAGCGGGAAGATTCCCAGAGCGACATCAAATGCCATG GAACAAAGGAGGAAGGAGACCGGGAGATTACAAGTAGCCGAGAGAGTCCTCCTGTGAGAGCCAAGAAGCCTCGCAAAGCCAGGACAGCTTTCTCTGACCACCAGCTCAATCAACTGGAGCGGAGCTTTGAGCGGCAGAAGTACTTGAGTGTGCAGGATCGCATGGACCTGGCAGCTGCACTCAATCTCACTGACACCCAAGTTAAGACCTGGTACCAGAACCGCAG GACCAAATGGAAGCGGCAGACTGCGGTGGGCCTGGAGCTGCTGGCCGAGGCGGGGAACTACTCGGCGCTGCAGAGGATGTTTCCGTCGCCTTATTTCTATCACCCAAGCCTGCTGGGCAGCATGGACAGCACCACGGCGGCGGCTGCTGCCGCTGCCATGTACAGCAGCATGTACCGGACTCCTCCAGCACCCCATCCCCAACTGCAGCGGCCCCTGGTGCCCCGCGTGCTCATCCATGGCTTGGGGCCTGGAGGACAGCCAGCCCTCAATCCCTTGTCCAACCCGATCCCAGGCACCCCGCATCCCCGGTGA